A portion of the Glycine max cultivar Williams 82 chromosome 10, Glycine_max_v4.0, whole genome shotgun sequence genome contains these proteins:
- the LOC100789310 gene encoding glucosamine inositolphosphorylceramide transferase 1 yields MGSGQIGGGGNGGGCSNGGSCCDMSVKCSCRWRLENQQYYKRLFSSGFIFFFGCFVLFGSIATLYGWFAFSPTVHTALSSSFGCREDNEGSWSIGVFYGDSPFSLKPIEAANVSNDETAAWPVANPVVTCASVSDVGYPSNFVADPFLFIQGNTFYLFYETKNSITMQGDIGVSKSTDKGATWQQLGIALNEDWHLSYPYVFEHDGQIYMMPEGSQKGDLRLYRAVNFPLQWRLEKVVMKKPLVDSFVINHGGRYWLFGSDHSGFGTQKNGQLEIWYSNSPLGPWNPHKKNPIYNIDRSLGARNGGRPFKYEGNLYRMGQDCGDTYGRKLRVFKIETLTIDEYKEVEVPLGFVESNKGRNAWNGARYHHLDVQHLPSGGWVGVMDGDHVPSGDSVRRFTVGCASVAVAAILIVLLGVLLGFVNCIVPLNWFIHNSGKRNFTVLSWERSNVFCSRVRRFCSRLNRAPTFLRGKIKHNACARRFILAIIFAVGVGLMCIGVKNIYGGNGSEEPYPLKGQYSQFTLLTMTYDARLWNLKMYVKHYSRCSSVREIVVVWNKGVPPKLSDLDSAVPVRIREEKKNSLNNRFNADPLIKTRAVLELDDDIMMPCDDVERGFNVWRQHPDRIVGFYPRLIDGSPLKYRGEKYARSHKGYNMILTGAAFIDSQVAFKRYGSKEAEKGRELVDKIFNCEDVLLNYLYANASSSSRTVDYVKPAWAIDTSKFSGAAISRNTKVHYQLRSHCLMKFSEMYGSLAGRKWGFDSRNDGWDV; encoded by the exons ATGGGTTCGGGGCAGATTGGCGGCGGCGGAAACGGTGGTGGTTGTTCTAACGGCGGGAGTTGTTGTGATATGAGTGTGAAGTGTTCGTGTAGGTGGAGATTGGAGAACCAACAATACTACAAGCGGTTATTTTCTTCgggtttcattttcttctttgggTGTTTCGTTTTGTTCGGATCCATTGCCACCCTCTACGGTTGGTTCGCTTTTTCGCCTACAGTGCACACCGCACTTTCCTCTTCTTTCGGTTGTCGTGAAGACAATGAGGGTTCTTGGTCTATTGGGGTTTTCTACGGTGACTCACCTTTCTCTCTTAAGCCCATAGAAGCT GCGAATGTATCAAACGATGAGACTGCTGCTTGGCCTGTCGCGAATCCTGTGGTGACGTGTGCTTCAGTTTCTGATGTTGGTTACCCCAGTAATTTTGTTGCTgacccttttctttttattcag GGAAATACTTTTTACCTGTTCTATGAGACGAAAAATTCAATCACTATGCAAGGTGATATTGGAGTTTCAAAAAGTACTGATAAGGGAGCAACATGGCAGCAGTTGGGAATTGCCTTGAATGAGGATTGGCATCTTTCTTATCCTTATGTCTTTGAGCATGATGGCCAG ATATATATGATGCCTGAGGGAAGCCAGAAGGGAGATCTTCGTCTCTACCGTGCAGTTAACTTCCCTTTGCAGTGGAGGTTGGAAAAGGTCGTCATGAAAAAGCCCCTTGTTGATTCTTTTGTCATCAATCATGGTGGGAGGTATTGGCTTTTTGGGTCAGATCATAGTGGTTTTGGCACCCAGAAAAATGGGCAGTTGGAGATTTGGTATAGCAATTCACCTCTTGGTCCTTGGAATCCTCACAAGAAGAATCCCATTTATAACATTGATAGGAGCTTGGGAGCTCGCAATGGAGGCAGGCCATTTAAATATGAAGGAAATCTTTATCGTATGGGTCAGGACTGTGGTGATACATATGGGAGAAAGTTGCGTGTTTTTAAGATAGAAACTCTCACTATTGATGAATACAAAGAAGTTGAAGTACCCTTAGGCTTTGTTGAATCAAACAAGGGTCGAAATGCTTGGAATGGGGCTCGATACCATCACTTAGATGTGCAGCACCTGCCATCTGGTGGGTGGGTTGGTGTCATGGATGGGGATCATGTTCCTTCTGGAGATTCAGTCCGGCGATTCACGGTTGGTTGTGCTTCTGTTGCGGTCGCTGCTATACTCATTGTACTATTGGGTGTGCTACTTGGATTTGTGAATTGTATTGTCCCTCTGAATTGGTTTATTCATAACTCTGGGAagagaaattttactgtcttgtCTTGGGAAAGGTCAAATGTGTTCTGTTCAAGAGTAAGACGGTTTTGCAGCCGTCTGAACCGAGCCCCAACATTTCTCCGTGGTAAAATAAAGCATAATGCTTGTGCTAGGAGGTTTATTCTTGCCATAATATTTGCTGTGGGAGTTGGATTGATGTGCATAGgagtgaaaaatatttatggtGGTAATGGCTCTGAAGAACCTTATCCATTGAAAGGGCAATATTCCCAGTTCACATTACTAACAATGACCTACGATGCTCGACTTTGGAATTTGAAAATGTATGTGAAACATTACTCAAGATGCTCTTCTGTGCGGGAGATAGTGGTGGTGTGGAACAAGGGAGTCCCTCCAAAATTGAGTGATCTAGATTCTGCAGTACCAGTAAGGATcagggaagagaaaaagaacTCTCTGAATAATCGGTTCAATGCCGATCCATTGATAAAGACACGAGCAGTCCTTGAGCTTGACGATGACATTATGATGCCATGCGATGATGTTGAGCGAGGTTTTAACGTGTGGCGTCAGCACCCAGATCGGATTGTTGGATTCTATCCTCGGCTCATTGATGGGAGCCCGTTAAAATATAGGGGAGAAAAATACGCCCGGTCGCATAAGGGGTACAACATGATTCTTACTGGTGCAGCTTTTATTGATTCTCAAGTGGCTTTCAAGAGGTACGGGAGCAAGGAAGCCGAGAAAGGTAGGGAACTGGTGGACAAGATATTTAACTGTGAAGACGTGCTCTTAAACTATTTGTATGCAAATGCAAGCTCATCGTCAAGGACTGTTGATTATGTGAAACCAGCTTGGGCAATTGACACTTCAAAGTTTTCTGGTGCAGCGATTAGCCGAAACACGAAAGTACATTATCAGTTGAGAAGCCATTGCCTGATGAAATTTTCAGAGATGTATGGAAGTTTAGCTGGTCGTAAATGGGGATTTGACAGTAGAAACGATGGTTGGGATGTATAG